Proteins from a genomic interval of Yoonia sp. GPGPB17:
- a CDS encoding class I SAM-dependent methyltransferase, which translates to MMADPSFWDKAAKKYAASPIKDMAAYEETLGRTRHYLERTDHLLEVGCGTGTTALTLAGAVRQVTATDLSGKMLEIAKGKLADRGVANVRFQQCKITEPLNNAPFDAICAFSILHLVDDLPATLSHLYSQLKPGGYVISKTACLHDMNMFIPPMIKLMKVFGKAPHVLLFDAATLENAFRDAGLEVVETGYFGKNRSARFIVAQRPG; encoded by the coding sequence ATGATGGCTGACCCATCGTTCTGGGACAAAGCCGCAAAGAAATATGCGGCTTCGCCCATCAAGGATATGGCAGCATATGAAGAGACGCTGGGTCGGACGCGGCATTACCTTGAGCGCACTGACCATTTGCTTGAGGTCGGATGCGGCACTGGCACGACAGCGCTGACGCTAGCAGGTGCGGTAAGGCAGGTTACAGCGACCGATTTGTCGGGCAAAATGCTTGAAATTGCGAAGGGCAAGCTTGCAGACAGGGGTGTAGCAAACGTCCGCTTTCAGCAATGCAAGATCACCGAACCCCTCAACAATGCACCTTTTGACGCAATCTGCGCCTTCAGTATTTTGCATTTGGTCGATGATCTGCCAGCAACGCTGTCTCATCTCTACAGCCAGTTGAAACCTGGCGGCTACGTCATCTCAAAAACAGCCTGCCTACACGACATGAATATGTTCATTCCGCCCATGATCAAACTCATGAAGGTCTTTGGCAAAGCGCCGCATGTTCTGTTGTTTGATGCGGCAACACTTGAAAATGCGTTCCGCGATGCCGGGCTTGAGGTCGTCGAAACCGGATACTTTGGAAAGAACAGATCAGCACGTTTTATCGTTGCGCAGCGCCCCGGGTAA
- a CDS encoding 5'-nucleotidase C-terminal domain-containing protein: MKVDDIVATASEVVPQMQAAGADVIIALCHSGIGDDKYLPQMENAALPLAKVSGIDALLLGHTHEAFPDPAGRSATDADYATGRLYGKPAVMATFCGKSLGVLELDLQWVADGWGIVGQKASLRHTAGTAAESPLRQRLRDLVSVPHRATVSKLRAPIAQTQIPIASYFATIQPDLSQQLLARAMQNSVATALKDTEQAALPLLAAKSSFRFGGRSGLGHYIDIPPGPITLRDAAAIFPFADALCAVRRTGKQLRLWLERASAHYNQVRPGILDQPLINPHSAGYNCDTIYGLSYQIDLSQPARFNANGVEINTDACRIQDIRYQGKTVADEDVFLVAANSFRAKGGGGFPAIASEDVLFTSAHPVRTHLIEYLTQTGTIATPVHATWSFAPIPQTAARFTSAPAARQHMFGPISHIGPGPDGFETYQISF; the protein is encoded by the coding sequence GTGAAAGTCGATGACATTGTCGCAACTGCATCTGAAGTCGTTCCTCAGATGCAAGCAGCCGGGGCTGATGTGATTATCGCCCTTTGCCATTCCGGGATCGGTGACGATAAATACTTGCCACAGATGGAGAACGCGGCCCTGCCGCTGGCCAAGGTGAGCGGCATTGATGCCCTTCTGCTGGGGCACACACATGAAGCTTTTCCCGACCCCGCAGGCCGGTCTGCAACCGATGCAGATTATGCGACAGGGCGTCTTTATGGCAAACCGGCCGTGATGGCGACATTCTGCGGCAAATCACTTGGTGTGCTCGAGCTGGACCTGCAATGGGTTGCGGACGGATGGGGGATTGTAGGCCAAAAGGCCTCACTAAGACATACGGCGGGAACGGCTGCAGAAAGCCCTTTGCGTCAGCGATTGCGTGACCTTGTCAGCGTGCCACATCGGGCAACAGTTTCCAAATTACGTGCGCCCATAGCACAAACGCAGATCCCTATCGCAAGCTACTTTGCGACCATCCAACCCGACCTGAGCCAGCAGCTGTTGGCGCGGGCCATGCAAAACAGCGTGGCAACGGCGCTGAAAGACACCGAACAAGCCGCGCTGCCTTTGCTTGCAGCAAAATCATCGTTCCGTTTTGGGGGCCGCAGCGGGCTGGGCCACTACATCGACATCCCACCGGGGCCGATTACACTGCGTGATGCGGCCGCAATTTTTCCCTTCGCCGACGCACTTTGCGCGGTAAGGCGTACGGGAAAGCAACTGCGGCTTTGGCTGGAACGGGCGTCAGCACATTACAATCAGGTGCGCCCCGGTATTCTGGATCAACCGCTTATCAACCCTCACAGCGCAGGTTACAATTGCGATACTATTTACGGACTATCTTATCAGATCGACCTGTCCCAGCCCGCCCGGTTCAATGCCAATGGCGTTGAAATCAATACCGACGCCTGCCGTATTCAAGATATCAGATACCAAGGGAAAACCGTTGCGGATGAGGACGTGTTTCTGGTCGCAGCCAACAGTTTTCGCGCCAAGGGTGGTGGGGGTTTCCCTGCCATCGCGTCTGAGGATGTTCTTTTCACCTCAGCGCATCCTGTCCGCACACATTTGATCGAATACCTCACGCAAACCGGGACGATCGCAACCCCGGTCCACGCGACATGGTCCTTTGCGCCGATACCTCAGACAGCTGCCCGATTCACCAGCGCACCCGCCGCGCGCCAACACATGTTCGGTCCGATCAGCCACATCGGCCCGGGCCCTGATGGGTTTGAGACATACCAGATCAGCTTCTGA
- a CDS encoding RNA polymerase sigma factor, with protein sequence MMTSDEDLATAAAAGDGAAFASLLDRHYDRLFAFCFRITGLRSEAEDLTQDICAALLTKLASYHRRAKVTTWLYRVAVNAAHDRRRKRATYAKATNGWGDWEVNRKAANADTLEKLDWLTAAMNQLPEDLRDTLALVLDDMTHAQAAEVMGVSEGTISWRVSEAKKALRAMKEQEDMV encoded by the coding sequence ATGATGACAAGCGATGAAGACCTTGCAACAGCAGCGGCTGCCGGTGATGGCGCTGCTTTCGCAAGCCTGCTTGATCGGCACTATGACAGGCTCTTTGCCTTTTGCTTTCGGATCACCGGCTTGCGTAGCGAAGCCGAAGACTTGACACAGGATATTTGCGCGGCGCTGCTTACGAAACTCGCCAGCTATCATCGGCGTGCCAAGGTCACGACATGGCTTTACCGCGTCGCTGTGAACGCCGCCCACGACCGCCGCCGAAAAAGGGCGACCTATGCCAAGGCAACCAATGGCTGGGGCGATTGGGAAGTGAACCGCAAAGCAGCCAACGCAGACACGCTGGAAAAGCTGGATTGGCTGACGGCTGCGATGAACCAACTGCCGGAAGACCTGCGCGACACACTCGCCCTTGTGTTGGACGACATGACACATGCGCAGGCCGCTGAGGTGATGGGCGTATCGGAGGGCACCATCAGCTGGCGCGTCTCAGAAGCGAAAAAGGCGCTCCGCGCGATGAAGGAACAGGAGGACATGGTATGA
- the recR gene encoding recombination mediator RecR gives MTNGTEDLDNLITLMAKLPGLGPRSARRAVLHLIKKRSLVLLPLADAMQRVGATVRECLNCGNVCTTDICDICSAEKRATGQIAVVEDVADLWAMERAQVFQGRYHVLGGTLSALDAIGPDELRIPKLIDRIKIENVTEVILALGATIDGQTTAHYIADQLPGISVTSLAQGVPIGGELDYLDDGTITAALNARKAL, from the coding sequence ATGACAAACGGCACCGAAGACCTCGATAATCTGATCACGCTGATGGCCAAACTGCCGGGGCTGGGGCCGCGTTCGGCACGACGCGCCGTGCTGCACCTGATCAAGAAACGGTCTCTGGTTCTGCTGCCGCTGGCTGATGCAATGCAGCGTGTCGGTGCAACAGTCCGCGAATGCCTGAACTGTGGCAATGTCTGTACGACCGATATCTGTGATATCTGCAGTGCGGAAAAGCGCGCCACGGGCCAGATCGCCGTGGTTGAAGATGTGGCCGATCTTTGGGCAATGGAACGCGCGCAGGTCTTTCAGGGACGCTATCATGTGCTTGGCGGCACACTGTCGGCGCTTGACGCGATCGGCCCGGATGAGCTGCGCATCCCCAAGCTGATTGATCGCATTAAGATTGAGAATGTCACCGAGGTGATCCTTGCGCTGGGTGCTACAATTGACGGCCAAACCACAGCCCACTACATCGCAGACCAACTGCCTGGCATCAGCGTGACATCGCTTGCACAAGGCGTGCCCATCGGGGGCGAGTTGGACTACCTTGATGATGGCACCATTACTGCCGCTCTCAATGCGCGCAAAGCGCTTTGA
- the rsgA gene encoding ribosome small subunit-dependent GTPase A, producing the protein MLCAPEQHRLVRVLDRQTELTRGTEYHTGEKQLIAANLDTLFITSSCNNDFNPARLERYLALAHDAMITPVIVLTKADQTDNPDTYVDQARVLGRDLEVVVMDAKTDDIAALLSPWCGKGQTVALAGSSGVGKTTIANALTGGDAATQAIREDDARGRHTTTGRSLHRMNSGGWLIDTPGMRGLGVAEVAYGIDATFAEISELAEQCKFRDCEHETEPGCAVQAAIEAGDIDPDRLKRFKKLKRENQYATETIAQARDRYRKLGKVYRSATQKKGR; encoded by the coding sequence GTGCTTTGTGCGCCGGAACAGCACCGGCTGGTCCGGGTATTGGACCGGCAAACCGAACTGACACGCGGGACCGAATACCACACCGGTGAAAAGCAACTGATTGCCGCCAATCTGGATACGCTTTTTATCACATCATCATGCAACAACGACTTCAACCCAGCGCGTTTGGAGCGCTATCTGGCGCTAGCCCATGACGCAATGATCACACCTGTGATTGTGCTGACAAAGGCGGATCAAACCGACAATCCAGACACCTATGTCGATCAGGCGCGCGTACTCGGACGCGATCTTGAGGTTGTCGTCATGGATGCCAAAACCGATGACATCGCCGCATTGCTATCGCCGTGGTGCGGCAAGGGGCAGACAGTGGCATTGGCCGGGTCTTCCGGTGTCGGCAAAACCACTATCGCCAATGCTTTGACGGGTGGCGATGCGGCAACCCAAGCGATCCGCGAAGATGACGCGCGTGGGCGCCATACCACAACGGGCCGCTCGCTTCACCGAATGAACAGCGGTGGCTGGCTGATCGACACGCCGGGCATGCGTGGGCTTGGGGTTGCCGAAGTTGCATACGGGATTGACGCAACCTTTGCAGAAATCTCGGAGTTGGCAGAACAGTGCAAATTCCGGGACTGTGAGCATGAAACCGAACCCGGTTGTGCTGTTCAGGCAGCCATTGAAGCGGGTGACATTGATCCCGACCGGTTGAAACGGTTCAAAAAACTGAAGCGCGAAAACCAATATGCGACGGAAACAATTGCGCAGGCACGTGACCGCTATCGCAAGTTGGGTAAGGTCTATCGCTCGGCGACCCAGAAAAAGGGCAGATAG
- a CDS encoding protein-tyrosine phosphatase family protein has translation MLEFVIHSLKLGGGEIAITPIPGRTRHYYADWLRLMEWRPDLVLSMTSQAELDRKGAGTLGTDLANEGIGWLHLPVPDFGVPDNLDWPIVRDQALEVLGQGGRVLVHCFGGCGRSGMMVLRLMIATGETHDLALARLQAVRPCAVETDAQMRWACAG, from the coding sequence TTGCTTGAATTTGTGATACACAGTCTGAAACTAGGGGGCGGGGAGATTGCGATCACCCCGATCCCCGGCAGGACGCGACACTACTACGCCGACTGGCTGCGGTTGATGGAATGGCGTCCTGATCTGGTATTGAGCATGACCTCGCAAGCGGAACTGGACCGCAAAGGTGCCGGGACGCTGGGCACGGATCTGGCAAATGAAGGGATCGGCTGGTTGCACCTGCCGGTTCCTGATTTTGGCGTACCCGACAATTTGGACTGGCCGATTGTGCGGGATCAAGCGCTGGAAGTGCTGGGGCAAGGTGGCCGCGTGCTGGTGCATTGTTTCGGTGGATGCGGCCGGTCAGGGATGATGGTCCTGCGGTTGATGATTGCCACCGGAGAAACCCATGATTTGGCTTTGGCAAGGCTGCAGGCCGTGCGTCCTTGTGCTGTGGAAACCGATGCGCAAATGCGCTGGGCGTGCGCAGGGTAA
- a CDS encoding ankyrin repeat domain-containing protein has protein sequence MTHPLDDLRRQAKTLQKSYERGERAAIERIELVRLRRTGALKRADFLHVIAREHSFASWPSLKTSVELRGMDRAAKLQRLKIALAHGQAQVARQIIADNSDLADGEFGLQVALYDLPAVQAALRQNPDAATQSWGGKTPILHLTYSPMLRVWPDKEDDMCAIAALLVANGADVNDGMSAEPGSDHMLSALYGAIGHVGNLPMAQWLLDQGADPNDNESLYHATELGHAKGVRMLLAAGANPTGTNALLRAMDADDAEMVKLLLAAGADPNEDNGGMTALHHAAIRLCSAEVCALLLEHGADQSIVRGGVTPYACARVFGHDALAGMLASEPLTEIEEKLARAAVGDVDSGVSLDVSALPKPYANIVRDILHLPGKLPHVQALVALGMPWNMPDEMGVTPVQTAGWEGLPEVMRFFLHLKPDLGHVNGYGGTLLSTVIHGSENNPNRAGRDYLGCLELALQEGVALPRRAIELAGEPEVAEFLAEWAARYPGQFVEHGVA, from the coding sequence ATGACACATCCTTTGGATGACCTGCGCAGGCAGGCAAAAACCCTTCAAAAATCTTACGAACGCGGAGAGCGCGCGGCGATTGAACGCATTGAACTGGTGCGGCTACGACGTACGGGGGCGCTCAAACGGGCCGATTTTCTGCATGTGATCGCAAGAGAGCATAGTTTTGCGAGTTGGCCCTCGCTGAAAACATCTGTCGAGTTGCGGGGCATGGACCGCGCTGCCAAGTTGCAACGGCTCAAGATCGCACTGGCCCATGGGCAGGCGCAAGTCGCCCGCCAGATCATTGCGGATAACTCTGATTTGGCCGATGGTGAATTCGGCTTGCAGGTTGCCCTCTATGATTTGCCAGCTGTGCAAGCTGCTTTGCGCCAGAACCCTGATGCGGCGACCCAAAGCTGGGGTGGCAAGACGCCGATCCTACATCTGACCTATTCGCCAATGCTGCGCGTTTGGCCTGATAAAGAGGATGATATGTGCGCCATTGCAGCGCTTTTGGTGGCCAATGGCGCGGACGTGAATGACGGCATGTCTGCCGAGCCGGGCAGCGATCACATGCTCTCTGCACTCTACGGAGCGATTGGCCATGTGGGGAACCTGCCTATGGCACAGTGGCTTCTGGATCAGGGGGCTGATCCGAATGACAATGAAAGCCTCTATCATGCGACAGAACTTGGGCATGCCAAGGGCGTCAGGATGCTGCTGGCTGCGGGCGCCAATCCGACGGGAACGAATGCACTTTTGCGGGCGATGGATGCTGATGATGCGGAGATGGTGAAGCTGCTTCTTGCTGCGGGCGCTGACCCCAATGAAGACAATGGCGGGATGACCGCCTTGCATCATGCGGCGATCAGGCTGTGCTCGGCTGAGGTCTGCGCACTTCTGCTGGAGCATGGCGCCGACCAAAGCATCGTTCGCGGTGGGGTCACACCCTATGCCTGTGCGCGGGTCTTTGGTCATGATGCTTTGGCGGGCATGTTGGCCTCAGAGCCTTTGACTGAAATTGAAGAGAAGTTGGCGCGGGCCGCCGTAGGTGATGTTGACTCAGGCGTATCGTTGGATGTATCGGCGCTGCCCAAACCATACGCAAACATCGTAAGAGACATCTTACACCTGCCGGGTAAACTGCCCCATGTGCAGGCGCTTGTCGCTTTAGGCATGCCGTGGAATATGCCGGATGAGATGGGTGTGACCCCGGTGCAAACCGCCGGGTGGGAGGGATTGCCAGAGGTGATGCGCTTTTTTCTGCACCTCAAACCTGATTTGGGGCATGTGAACGGCTATGGCGGGACCCTGCTGTCGACCGTCATTCACGGATCAGAGAACAATCCCAATCGTGCTGGGCGCGACTATCTGGGGTGTCTCGAACTTGCCTTGCAAGAAGGTGTCGCATTGCCCCGGCGCGCGATAGAATTGGCCGGAGAGCCTGAAGTCGCGGAGTTTCTGGCGGAGTGGGCGGCCCGCTATCCGGGTCAGTTCGTGGAACACGGTGTTGCTTGA
- a CDS encoding DUF1013 domain-containing protein: MSDKPIMAKATAVWLCDNTTLTFKQIADFCGFHELEVQGIADGDVATGVKGFDPIANNQLTQEEIDKAEANPLHKLKLKFYAAAAYEEKRRGPRYTPLSKRQDRPASIYWLVKFHPELSDGQISKLVGTTKPTIQAIRERTHWNINNIEPIDPVALGLCKQSELDAAVQKANAKKEKEGAVMSDDERRKLVSTEQSLGMPAEPKMPSAMAGLETFSLNDPRDEEGEEETDDRDVADADSFFNLPDDDESKD, from the coding sequence ATGTCCGATAAACCGATTATGGCCAAAGCCACCGCGGTCTGGCTTTGCGATAACACCACTTTGACCTTTAAGCAGATTGCCGATTTCTGCGGCTTTCACGAGCTGGAAGTACAGGGCATTGCCGATGGGGACGTTGCGACGGGCGTGAAGGGGTTTGATCCTATCGCCAACAACCAGTTGACCCAGGAAGAGATCGACAAGGCCGAGGCCAACCCGCTGCACAAGCTGAAGCTGAAATTCTATGCTGCTGCTGCTTACGAAGAAAAGCGCCGTGGTCCGCGGTATACGCCCCTGTCCAAGCGTCAGGATCGGCCCGCTTCGATCTATTGGTTGGTCAAGTTCCATCCGGAGCTGTCAGATGGTCAGATTTCCAAACTGGTCGGTACAACCAAACCGACCATTCAGGCGATCCGCGAGCGGACACACTGGAACATCAACAACATCGAACCGATTGATCCGGTGGCTTTGGGCCTGTGTAAGCAGTCTGAACTCGACGCCGCTGTGCAAAAAGCCAACGCCAAGAAAGAAAAAGAAGGCGCCGTCATGTCAGATGACGAGCGTCGCAAACTGGTCAGCACCGAACAGTCACTGGGCATGCCGGCTGAACCCAAAATGCCAAGTGCAATGGCCGGGCTTGAGACGTTCAGTTTGAACGATCCGCGTGATGAAGAAGGCGAAGAAGAAACCGATGATCGTGACGTTGCCGATGCGGACAGCTTTTTCAATCTGCCCGACGATGATGAGAGCAAGGACTAG
- a CDS encoding NAD-dependent succinate-semialdehyde dehydrogenase, with amino-acid sequence MLDETTNLKSMLSRPDLVCEDTLLAGHWVQAASGKTFDVTNPARGDVIAKVPDLSVDEVAKAITAADAARKPWAARAAKERANILRKWFELMMANQEDLAIIMTAEQGKPLAEARGEIAYGASFVEWFAEEAKRIYGETIPGHMADKRITVIKQPIGVAVGITPWNFPNAMIARKVAPALAAGCAFVIKPSELTPLSALAMAKLAQEAGVPDGLFSVVTSSDAPAVGKAFCENPAVRKLTFTGSTQVGRILLAQAADQVIKCSMELGGNAPFIVFDDADLDAAVEGAIACKFRNNGQTCVCANRIYVQAGVYDAFAAKFKTAVEALRVGDGMAEGTTLGPLIEPKAVTKVQSHLDDALWKGAEILTGGKPHDLGGQFFEPTIVANATKEMLVSTDETFGPFAPLFKFEDADDVIAQANDTIFGLACYFYANDLSRVTKVAEALEYGIVGVNTGIISTEVAPFGGVKQSGLGREGSSHGIEDYLEMKYICTSV; translated from the coding sequence ATGCTTGACGAAACCACAAATCTCAAATCCATGCTGTCGCGTCCTGATCTGGTTTGCGAAGATACACTTTTGGCCGGGCATTGGGTGCAAGCGGCCAGTGGCAAAACATTCGATGTCACAAACCCGGCACGCGGTGATGTGATTGCAAAGGTGCCTGACCTGTCGGTTGATGAGGTTGCAAAAGCCATCACCGCCGCTGACGCGGCTCGCAAGCCCTGGGCGGCCCGTGCCGCAAAAGAGCGCGCAAACATTCTGCGCAAGTGGTTTGAACTGATGATGGCCAATCAGGAAGACCTCGCTATCATCATGACGGCTGAGCAAGGCAAACCACTGGCCGAAGCGCGCGGCGAGATCGCCTATGGCGCGTCATTTGTGGAATGGTTCGCCGAAGAGGCAAAGCGCATCTACGGCGAAACCATCCCGGGGCATATGGCAGACAAGCGGATCACCGTGATCAAACAGCCTATCGGTGTGGCCGTAGGTATCACGCCGTGGAATTTCCCCAACGCGATGATCGCACGCAAAGTCGCCCCGGCCCTTGCCGCTGGCTGTGCGTTTGTCATCAAACCGTCGGAGCTGACACCGCTCTCCGCCCTTGCGATGGCAAAGCTGGCACAAGAGGCCGGGGTACCTGATGGCCTGTTTTCCGTTGTTACATCGTCAGATGCTCCTGCGGTCGGTAAGGCGTTCTGCGAAAACCCAGCCGTCCGTAAGCTAACGTTTACAGGGTCAACCCAAGTGGGCCGCATCCTGCTGGCGCAAGCTGCTGATCAGGTGATCAAATGCTCGATGGAACTGGGCGGCAACGCGCCCTTTATCGTCTTCGACGACGCCGATCTTGATGCCGCAGTCGAAGGCGCCATCGCCTGCAAGTTCCGCAACAACGGGCAAACCTGTGTCTGTGCGAACCGGATCTACGTGCAGGCTGGGGTCTACGATGCCTTTGCCGCCAAGTTCAAAACGGCCGTTGAGGCACTGCGCGTGGGCGACGGCATGGCTGAGGGCACCACTTTGGGCCCACTGATTGAGCCCAAGGCTGTGACCAAAGTGCAGTCCCACTTGGACGACGCTCTCTGGAAAGGCGCTGAAATCCTCACCGGCGGTAAGCCCCACGACCTTGGTGGTCAGTTTTTTGAACCGACAATCGTCGCCAATGCCACGAAAGAAATGCTGGTCAGCACCGACGAAACCTTTGGCCCCTTCGCCCCGCTCTTCAAATTTGAGGACGCAGACGATGTGATCGCACAGGCCAACGACACGATCTTCGGTCTGGCCTGCTATTTTTATGCCAACGACCTGAGCCGTGTGACCAAAGTCGCCGAAGCGCTGGAATACGGGATCGTCGGTGTGAACACCGGGATCATCTCGACGGAGGTCGCACCCTTTGGCGGCGTCAAACAGTCGGGGCTTGGCCGCGAGGGATCCAGCCACGGGATCGAGGACTATCTGGAAATGAAATACATCTGCACAAGCGTCTAA
- a CDS encoding metallophosphoesterase, protein MQTKSPPMPDYPIGRLQVLETTDLHMQLLDYDYFADKPDPSIGLIGLADQIKALREDKGVTTLLFDNGDLLQGNPLADHIAAHAQPGETHPMIAALNTLQYDAMTLGNHEFDYGLKFLRDTLANAAFPIVSANISCLDGGTLANPFVIMEREILCDDAQRREIKIGITGFAPLRFQMGTMHSATTV, encoded by the coding sequence ATGCAGACTAAGTCTCCCCCTATGCCTGACTACCCGATTGGGCGACTGCAGGTGCTTGAGACGACCGACTTGCATATGCAGTTGCTTGACTATGACTATTTTGCAGACAAACCCGATCCCAGCATCGGATTGATTGGTTTGGCCGATCAGATAAAGGCTCTGCGTGAAGATAAGGGTGTAACAACGCTTTTGTTTGACAATGGCGACCTGCTGCAAGGCAACCCGCTGGCAGATCACATCGCAGCCCACGCCCAACCGGGCGAAACACATCCGATGATCGCCGCCCTAAATACGCTGCAATATGACGCAATGACGCTCGGCAATCACGAATTTGATTATGGGTTGAAGTTCCTGCGTGATACGCTGGCCAACGCCGCGTTTCCGATTGTCAGCGCAAATATCAGCTGCTTGGATGGTGGCACACTGGCGAACCCTTTTGTTATTATGGAACGTGAAATCCTTTGTGATGATGCGCAGCGACGGGAGATCAAAATCGGAATCACCGGTTTTGCCCCCCTCAGATTTCAGATGGGGACAATGCATTCGGCAACAACGGTGTGA
- a CDS encoding YbaB/EbfC family nucleoid-associated protein, giving the protein MLKGLGGLGDMAKMMKQAQEMQGKMAQMQEDLENIMVEGVSGAGLVKATATAKGELKGLDIDPSIFNGDDKEVVEDLILAAIKDAQSKATERAQEEMSKMTEGLGLPPGMNLPF; this is encoded by the coding sequence ATGCTCAAAGGACTTGGCGGCCTTGGTGATATGGCCAAGATGATGAAGCAAGCACAGGAAATGCAGGGCAAGATGGCCCAGATGCAGGAAGACCTTGAAAACATCATGGTCGAAGGTGTGAGTGGCGCTGGTCTGGTCAAGGCGACGGCGACCGCTAAGGGCGAGCTCAAAGGCCTCGATATTGATCCATCCATCTTCAACGGTGACGACAAAGAAGTGGTCGAAGACCTGATTTTGGCAGCGATCAAGGATGCGCAGAGCAAAGCGACCGAACGCGCGCAGGAAGAGATGAGCAAGATGACCGAAGGGCTTGGCCTACCTCCGGGTATGAACTTGCCCTTCTAA
- a CDS encoding ribonuclease T2 family protein, translating into MKFGKIKMHRVFALLGLMASPLSAQDRAGDFDYYVMSLSWSANWCALEGDARNSPQCDPSAEFGWILHGLWPQYERGYPANCTTSKRPPSRSDTSAMADIMGTSGLAWHQWRKHGVCSGLSSDDYYALSRAAYGRITRPAVLRSLTTEVTLPASLIEEAFLEDNPSLEADQITITCKSGYIQEARICLTRDLEFRDCGQDVIRDCTMTNAQFDPMR; encoded by the coding sequence ATGAAATTTGGAAAGATCAAAATGCATCGTGTGTTTGCACTGTTGGGCCTAATGGCATCACCGCTTTCGGCGCAGGATCGCGCAGGCGACTTTGACTACTACGTCATGTCACTGTCGTGGTCGGCCAACTGGTGTGCTTTGGAAGGCGACGCGCGCAATTCACCCCAATGCGACCCCTCAGCGGAATTCGGCTGGATATTGCATGGGCTCTGGCCGCAATACGAACGTGGTTACCCCGCCAACTGTACAACAAGCAAACGACCACCCAGCCGCAGCGATACCAGTGCTATGGCAGACATCATGGGTACATCAGGGCTGGCATGGCACCAATGGCGCAAGCATGGGGTGTGCTCGGGGCTATCTTCTGACGATTACTACGCCCTGTCGCGCGCAGCCTATGGCCGGATTACGCGGCCCGCCGTGTTGCGCTCATTGACGACAGAGGTGACGCTTCCAGCGTCCTTGATCGAAGAGGCATTTCTGGAAGACAACCCAAGCCTAGAGGCCGATCAGATCACGATCACCTGCAAATCCGGTTATATTCAAGAGGCGCGTATCTGCCTGACCCGCGATCTGGAATTCCGTGATTGTGGGCAAGATGTGATCCGCGATTGCACAATGACGAACGCGCAATTCGATCCAATGCGATGA
- a CDS encoding alpha/beta hydrolase, translating into MELDDAYANAAYIPGADAYPEKWAQAAATFRAQTLCELDLAYGESPRQRFDLFHPPRLSKGLVVFVHGGYWLRFDKSFWSHLAAGPLAHGWTVAMPSYDLCPDVRIADIRRQIVAAIVSVSQRVPGPIRLAGHSAGGHLVARASVPTTGARWQDRLVQTVAISPVADLAPLLRTSMNADLNLEAAEVAAESPIHQPQPKVPVTVWVGSDERPAFLQQASALETAWQCQKVVAANKHHFDVIEELAEPDSALTSTVLA; encoded by the coding sequence ATGGAATTGGATGATGCCTATGCAAATGCGGCCTATATTCCGGGCGCAGATGCATATCCAGAAAAATGGGCGCAGGCGGCGGCGACGTTTCGCGCGCAAACGCTCTGCGAACTGGACCTGGCCTATGGTGAAAGTCCACGTCAGCGCTTTGACTTGTTCCACCCACCACGTTTGTCCAAGGGATTGGTTGTCTTTGTACATGGCGGATATTGGCTACGCTTTGACAAATCTTTTTGGTCGCATCTGGCTGCCGGGCCACTGGCCCACGGCTGGACTGTTGCTATGCCGTCGTATGATCTCTGCCCGGATGTGCGTATCGCAGATATCAGGCGTCAGATTGTGGCTGCTATTGTGTCGGTTTCACAGCGCGTCCCTGGGCCGATCCGTCTAGCGGGCCATTCGGCTGGGGGGCATCTGGTCGCAAGAGCCAGTGTTCCAACCACGGGTGCGCGTTGGCAGGACCGGCTTGTACAGACTGTCGCGATATCACCGGTTGCTGATCTTGCGCCGCTTTTGCGAACGTCGATGAACGCTGATCTGAATTTAGAGGCCGCAGAAGTTGCAGCGGAAAGCCCCATACATCAACCTCAGCCAAAAGTGCCTGTGACAGTTTGGGTGGGATCGGATGAGCGTCCTGCATTCTTGCAACAAGCCAGTGCACTGGAGACAGCATGGCAATGTCAAAAGGTTGTGGCGGCGAACAAGCACCACTTTGACGTGATCGAGGAACTGGCAGAACCGGATAGTGCGCTGACAAGCACCGTATTGGCCTAG